One window of Mediterraneibacter butyricigenes genomic DNA carries:
- a CDS encoding ABC transporter permease — protein sequence MMSLIISLCSGAIVYAVSVMYAGIGETFSERAGIMNLGVEGVMLMGAVSGYITAVHTHNLALSFLVVLLTGAIFGLVFAFLTVTLQSDQTVCGMAMLIFGTGLSGFLGKDVSGVAANLKFEKFAFPLLSKIPVLGDIFFKQNLLTYAMYLIVPLSMFYIYRTRFGLKLRALGENPAALDAAGENVFAMRYGYTIFGCMMMAVSGACVSLANTNFWNSGMTAGKGWIAFALVAFSSWNPLMLMWGALLFGFISCLGSNLQIYLPSVPTEVYSMLPYIATVIVFILSTGNFRKKHTAEPAALAKPYDRESR from the coding sequence ATGATGTCTTTAATCATATCCCTTTGTTCAGGGGCAATCGTTTATGCAGTGTCGGTAATGTATGCAGGAATCGGGGAAACCTTTTCCGAGCGTGCCGGAATTATGAACCTGGGAGTGGAAGGTGTGATGTTGATGGGAGCTGTCAGCGGATATATTACAGCCGTTCACACCCACAACCTGGCACTTTCGTTCCTGGTCGTTTTGTTGACCGGAGCCATTTTCGGACTGGTCTTTGCGTTCCTGACTGTAACCTTACAGTCTGACCAGACGGTCTGTGGAATGGCGATGCTGATCTTCGGAACCGGATTGAGTGGATTCCTGGGGAAAGATGTATCCGGAGTGGCAGCCAATCTGAAATTTGAAAAGTTTGCATTTCCGCTGCTTTCCAAAATCCCGGTTCTTGGTGATATTTTCTTTAAACAGAATTTACTGACTTATGCAATGTACCTGATCGTTCCGTTATCTATGTTCTACATTTACCGGACACGATTTGGATTGAAATTACGGGCGCTGGGAGAAAATCCGGCAGCTCTGGATGCGGCGGGAGAAAATGTATTTGCCATGCGTTATGGCTATACGATCTTCGGCTGTATGATGATGGCCGTAAGCGGAGCCTGTGTCTCCCTTGCGAATACCAATTTCTGGAACAGCGGTATGACAGCCGGAAAGGGATGGATTGCATTTGCTTTGGTTGCATTTTCATCCTGGAATCCACTGATGCTGATGTGGGGAGCATTACTCTTTGGGTTTATCAGTTGTCTGGGCAGTAATCTTCAGATTTATCTGCCGTCCGTTCCGACGGAAGTATACAGTATGCTTCCATATATTGCGACAGTGATAGTATTTATCCTGTCCACCGGTAACTTCAGAAAGAAACATACGGCAGAGCCGGCAGCTCTGGCAAAACCGTACGACAGAGAGAGTCGTTAA
- a CDS encoding CidA/LrgA family protein, whose product MKYLHQFLLILAISFMGELLKEVLPFPVPASIYGMVILFIGLLSGLIPLGAVKEAGMFLIEIMPAMFIPAGVGLMAAWGTLKPMLLPVSVITVMAVFTVMGATGRVSQWVIGKKQKQGGSEDE is encoded by the coding sequence ATGAAGTATTTGCATCAGTTTTTATTGATTTTGGCGATCTCATTTATGGGAGAGTTGTTAAAAGAAGTGTTACCGTTCCCGGTTCCGGCCAGTATTTACGGAATGGTAATTTTATTTATCGGATTATTAAGTGGCCTGATTCCGCTTGGTGCGGTCAAAGAAGCTGGAATGTTCCTGATCGAGATTATGCCGGCTATGTTTATCCCGGCAGGAGTTGGTCTGATGGCAGCATGGGGAACCTTAAAACCGATGCTGTTGCCGGTCAGTGTGATTACGGTGATGGCTGTTTTTACCGTAATGGGAGCTACCGGAAGAGTGTCGCAGTGGGTCATCGGGAAAAAGCAGAAACAGGGAGGTTCAGAAGATGAATGA
- a CDS encoding gamma carbonic anhydrase family protein, protein MEEQFIYMAKESVVKGQVKIGQGTSIWYHATVRGDKAPIEIGEYTNVQDNAVLHVDAENPVVIGDYVTIGHGAIIHGCTIGDESLIGMGAVILNGAKIGKHCVVGAGALITQNMEVPDGSLIFGNPGKIRRVLTEEEKAYNRKNAMGYVKEAKEELEKVERKEEM, encoded by the coding sequence ATGGAGGAGCAGTTTATTTATATGGCGAAAGAATCTGTGGTAAAGGGACAGGTCAAAATCGGTCAGGGAACCAGTATCTGGTATCATGCAACGGTTCGTGGGGACAAGGCTCCGATTGAGATTGGAGAATACACCAATGTTCAGGATAATGCGGTTCTTCATGTGGATGCCGAAAATCCGGTTGTGATCGGGGACTATGTGACGATCGGACATGGTGCCATTATACACGGCTGTACCATTGGGGATGAATCTCTGATCGGGATGGGGGCGGTCATTCTCAATGGAGCAAAGATCGGAAAACATTGCGTGGTAGGAGCGGGGGCTTTGATCACACAGAATATGGAAGTGCCGGACGGAAGCCTGATCTTTGGAAACCCAGGGAAAATTCGAAGAGTTCTGACAGAAGAAGAAAAAGCATACAATCGGAAAAATGCGATGGGGTATGTAAAGGAAGCAAAAGAAGAACTTGAAAAAGTGGAACGAAAAGAAGAAATGTGA
- a CDS encoding ABC transporter ATP-binding protein: MNEFVTLENVTKTYRMGEVEIHAVDGISFHIEKGEFVVIVGPSGAGKTTVLNILGGMDFATSGTMTVDGERITEYSEKQLTKYRREDIGFVFQFYNLVPNLTALENVELALQICQNPRDAAEVLEEVGLGERKDNFPAQLSGGEQQRVSIARALAKNPKLMLCDEPTGALDYNTGKAILKLLQDTCRQQGMTVIVITHNSALAPMADRLIRIKNGKVASMELNEHPIPVEEIEW, encoded by the coding sequence ATGAACGAATTTGTAACATTAGAAAATGTGACGAAGACATATCGAATGGGCGAAGTTGAGATCCATGCAGTGGATGGAATCAGCTTTCATATAGAAAAAGGAGAGTTTGTGGTGATCGTTGGGCCCAGCGGAGCGGGCAAGACGACGGTTTTGAATATTTTGGGAGGAATGGACTTTGCGACATCGGGAACCATGACTGTGGACGGGGAGAGGATCACAGAATATTCCGAGAAGCAGTTGACGAAATATCGCAGAGAGGATATCGGATTTGTTTTTCAGTTTTATAATCTTGTGCCGAATCTGACAGCTCTGGAAAATGTAGAATTGGCGCTTCAGATTTGCCAGAATCCGCGAGATGCGGCGGAAGTTCTGGAAGAAGTGGGACTGGGTGAACGAAAGGATAACTTCCCGGCACAGCTTTCCGGCGGAGAACAGCAGAGAGTATCCATAGCCAGAGCACTGGCAAAGAATCCGAAGCTGATGCTATGTGACGAGCCGACGGGAGCTTTGGATTATAATACAGGAAAAGCCATCCTGAAATTGTTGCAGGACACCTGCCGACAGCAGGGAATGACAGTGATCGTGATCACGCACAACTCGGCTCTGGCGCCGATGGCGGATCGTCTGATCAGGATCAAGAATGGAAAAGTGGCAAGCATGGAGCTGAATGAGCATCCGATACCCGTGGAAGAGATTGAGTGGTAG
- a CDS encoding LrgB family protein, with protein MNDLFESSMFAGVTISLLAYLTGTVLKKKLKLPIFNPLLVSIILTMIVLVVADVDYDVYNKGASYLSWLLTPATVCLAIPLYEQWNLLKKYYQAVILGIVAGALTSLTTVFVLAKLMGLDHKEYVTLLPKSITTAIGMGVSEELGGYVTITVAVIVVTGVFGNIFGELICKIFKITHPISKGLAFGSSSHAIGTAKAIELGEVEGAMSGLAIAVTGIMTVILATAYANLI; from the coding sequence ATGAATGATCTGTTTGAAAGTTCCATGTTTGCAGGCGTGACCATCAGTCTTCTGGCTTATCTCACCGGGACGGTGTTGAAGAAGAAACTGAAGCTTCCGATTTTTAATCCGTTGCTGGTATCCATTATCCTGACGATGATCGTGCTGGTAGTGGCGGATGTAGATTATGACGTATATAATAAGGGAGCTTCTTATTTAAGCTGGCTTCTGACACCGGCGACGGTCTGTCTGGCAATTCCGCTTTATGAGCAGTGGAATCTGCTGAAAAAATATTATCAGGCGGTGATCCTTGGGATTGTGGCGGGAGCTCTGACCAGTCTGACGACGGTTTTTGTGCTGGCAAAACTGATGGGGCTGGATCATAAAGAATATGTGACTCTTTTGCCGAAATCGATCACAACGGCAATTGGTATGGGAGTGTCAGAAGAACTGGGAGGATATGTGACCATTACGGTGGCAGTGATCGTTGTGACAGGAGTGTTTGGAAATATTTTCGGAGAGTTGATCTGTAAAATTTTCAAGATCACCCATCCGATTTCGAAAGGTCTGGCCTTTGGTTCTTCCAGCCACGCCATCGGTACGGCAAAAGCGATTGAACTGGGAGAAGTGGAAGGCGCGATGAGTGGACTGGCCATAGCGGTGACTGGGATTATGACGGTGATCCTGGCAACGGCCTACGCAAATCTGATCTGA
- a CDS encoding BMP family ABC transporter substrate-binding protein, translating to MKKKLASILLVTTLTISLLAGCGGSKSSSDSKSSGSGETKDVSELVIGEIEYSVVNDGGWAQSMHEGLVKACNDLGIDTETNLLTMEDISEEDTALLESTVEELVDEGADIIFGCSAGYSAILAELQQEYPDVIFAQQSNDVYDNIIEFQIRGYEGDFLNGYLCALMNEGSDQLGFCASMDEASVRTAINSFALGAKYANPNATVQVLWADSWYDLDIESQNAKTLIDNGIKYMGMEASSPAVPQTCEEHGAYCVGYNVDMQESAPKAVLTSFVWNWAPIFEDIMQKTADGTIDISANYYEGGECAALAPFNQDLVPQDIQDKVNELRDKINNGEVKVYAGELKDDQGNVLVKDGEEMADEDILAQDFFVENVIGGKK from the coding sequence ATGAAAAAGAAACTGGCAAGTATTTTATTGGTAACAACGTTGACAATCAGTCTTCTGGCCGGATGTGGCGGAAGTAAATCTTCCTCAGACAGCAAGTCTTCCGGAAGCGGAGAAACCAAAGATGTCTCAGAACTTGTGATCGGTGAGATTGAGTATTCTGTTGTAAATGACGGAGGCTGGGCACAGTCCATGCACGAAGGACTGGTAAAGGCATGTAATGATCTTGGAATTGATACCGAGACAAACCTTCTGACCATGGAAGATATTTCCGAAGAAGATACAGCACTTTTGGAATCTACTGTAGAGGAACTGGTGGATGAAGGTGCAGACATTATCTTTGGATGTTCCGCAGGTTATTCCGCAATCCTGGCAGAACTTCAGCAGGAATATCCGGATGTGATCTTTGCACAGCAGAGCAATGATGTGTATGACAATATCATCGAATTCCAGATCCGTGGATACGAGGGTGATTTCCTGAACGGTTATCTGTGTGCACTGATGAACGAAGGATCCGATCAGCTTGGATTCTGTGCAAGTATGGATGAAGCATCTGTTCGTACCGCAATCAACTCTTTCGCTCTGGGCGCAAAATATGCAAACCCGAACGCAACGGTACAGGTTCTGTGGGCAGATAGTTGGTATGATCTGGACATCGAATCTCAGAATGCAAAAACTCTGATCGACAATGGAATCAAATACATGGGAATGGAAGCATCTTCCCCGGCAGTACCGCAGACCTGTGAAGAACATGGTGCATATTGCGTAGGATACAATGTAGATATGCAGGAGTCTGCACCAAAGGCTGTTCTGACCTCCTTCGTATGGAACTGGGCACCGATCTTCGAAGATATTATGCAGAAGACAGCAGACGGAACCATCGACATTTCCGCAAACTACTATGAAGGTGGAGAGTGTGCGGCTCTGGCTCCGTTCAATCAGGATCTGGTACCACAGGATATTCAGGATAAGGTCAATGAACTCCGTGACAAGATCAACAACGGCGAAGTAAAAGTATATGCCGGAGAACTGAAAGACGACCAGGGAAATGTACTGGTGAAAGACGGAGAAGAAATGGCAGATGAAGACATCCTTGCTCAGGACTTCTTTGTAGAAAATGTAATCGGCGGAAAGAAATAA
- a CDS encoding ABC transporter permease, which translates to MRNKIRLEKRENVSTLRVVLTSVVFTLLAFVFCGFIIAAVGFSPLEVYGKMLNKVFLSSKGIRKMINASLPLLFCGLGVALTFKMNLNNIGAEGQYAMGAIFGGAFVLYGPEIGGPVGRLILALCCFMGGAVWALLCAVPKAYWNVNESITSLMLNYVALIILGYLVLGPWKMKGQNVGQTERIPIGLEIPELGSSQISAGILLGILVAVLIFLAYKYTTDGYQLSVIRSSQNSARYAGINIKRNILLALVISGGLAGLAGYVQYAGVSHRIMEQMPNNAGYTGIVIAYLSRLNPLVIVIVSVLFAGLQNSSATVQVMGVPTQIATMIQGAVMIFVIAGDFFQRYKIVINREVKA; encoded by the coding sequence ATGAGAAATAAAATACGTTTGGAAAAAAGAGAAAATGTCAGCACACTTCGGGTGGTATTGACTTCTGTGGTATTTACATTACTGGCATTTGTATTTTGTGGATTTATCATTGCAGCGGTTGGATTCAGTCCGCTGGAAGTTTATGGAAAAATGTTGAATAAAGTCTTCCTTTCCTCCAAAGGAATCCGGAAGATGATCAATGCAAGCCTGCCCCTTCTGTTTTGCGGACTGGGTGTGGCACTGACGTTCAAAATGAATCTGAATAATATCGGAGCCGAAGGACAGTATGCAATGGGAGCTATTTTCGGAGGAGCTTTTGTCCTGTACGGACCGGAAATCGGCGGACCGGTGGGACGGTTGATTCTGGCACTCTGCTGTTTCATGGGCGGAGCAGTCTGGGCATTGTTGTGTGCGGTGCCAAAGGCATACTGGAACGTCAATGAAAGTATTACCAGCCTGATGCTCAATTATGTGGCGCTGATCATTCTTGGGTATCTGGTTCTCGGTCCCTGGAAAATGAAGGGACAGAATGTGGGACAGACGGAACGGATTCCGATCGGTCTGGAGATCCCGGAACTGGGAAGTTCTCAGATCAGTGCAGGAATCCTGTTGGGAATCCTGGTGGCAGTGCTGATCTTTCTTGCCTATAAATATACCACGGACGGATATCAGCTTTCTGTGATCCGAAGCAGTCAGAATTCTGCCAGATATGCCGGAATCAATATCAAACGCAATATTTTGCTGGCGCTGGTAATCAGTGGCGGGCTGGCAGGACTGGCAGGTTATGTACAGTATGCCGGTGTATCCCACAGAATCATGGAGCAGATGCCGAATAATGCCGGTTATACCGGAATCGTGATTGCTTACTTAAGCCGGTTGAATCCGTTGGTGATCGTGATCGTGTCGGTTTTGTTTGCCGGATTGCAGAACAGCAGTGCTACGGTACAGGTCATGGGAGTTCCGACACAGATCGCAACCATGATCCAGGGCGCGGTTATGATTTTTGTGATTGCGGGAGATTTCTTCCAGAGATATAAGATTGTGATCAATCGGGAGGTGAAAGCATGA
- a CDS encoding ABC transporter ATP-binding protein: MREPILEMKGITKTFGSVTANENVDLTLYPGEIHALLGENGAGKSTLMNVLNGIYRPNSGEILHKGKKVTIRSPKHAVDMGIGMVHQHFRLIPTLTAAENVFLYMPKCNLVLKKKEMEEQIRKWSEEFHLEVEPSALIWQLSVGEQQRVEIVKLLSRGAEILILDEPSAVLTAQEAKEMFRVLRSMADSGKSVVVISHKMNEVMEFADRITVLKGGKVEDTMVAADATVERLTRAVVGERELKPHKNEGGSRQENVVLDVKDLSVKNDRELMAVKNLSIQIHAGEIFGIAGVAGNGQKELAEAIAGLRKAETGAIVLNGEDVTGQNAKARIKKRIGFIPEDRLSMGLVPGMTMEENRILKEFDTDRFSKHHILKRKVIKETVQDEISRYEIKTAGEKSPVSLMSGGNQQKLLVAREIGGDPTLLIAVYPSRGLDIGAAEAIHEILLEQCKKGVAVLLVSEELDELFQMADRIGVLCSGELMATLEKKEADYDTIGRLMSGERYEK, from the coding sequence ATGAGAGAACCGATTCTTGAGATGAAAGGAATTACCAAAACATTCGGAAGTGTAACGGCCAACGAAAATGTAGATCTCACACTCTATCCGGGGGAGATTCATGCGCTCCTTGGAGAAAACGGCGCGGGAAAGAGTACTTTAATGAACGTGCTGAATGGGATTTACAGACCAAATAGCGGAGAAATATTACATAAAGGGAAAAAGGTGACGATCCGGTCGCCGAAACATGCAGTTGATATGGGAATTGGAATGGTGCATCAGCATTTTCGTTTGATTCCCACATTGACGGCGGCAGAAAATGTATTTTTATATATGCCAAAATGCAATCTGGTTCTGAAAAAGAAGGAGATGGAGGAACAGATCAGAAAGTGGTCCGAGGAATTTCATTTGGAAGTGGAACCGTCTGCACTGATCTGGCAGTTGTCGGTGGGCGAGCAACAGCGAGTGGAGATTGTAAAGCTGTTGTCCAGAGGAGCCGAGATCCTGATCCTGGATGAGCCGTCGGCAGTTTTGACGGCACAGGAAGCAAAGGAAATGTTCCGGGTGCTGCGCAGTATGGCAGACAGCGGCAAGAGTGTGGTCGTGATCTCCCACAAAATGAATGAGGTGATGGAATTTGCAGACCGAATCACCGTCTTAAAAGGCGGGAAGGTCGAAGATACGATGGTGGCAGCAGACGCTACGGTGGAACGATTGACCAGAGCCGTAGTCGGAGAGCGGGAACTGAAACCTCACAAGAATGAAGGGGGAAGCCGTCAGGAGAATGTGGTTCTGGATGTGAAAGACCTGTCGGTGAAAAACGACCGGGAGCTTATGGCGGTGAAGAACTTGAGTATTCAGATCCATGCCGGAGAGATTTTCGGAATTGCCGGTGTGGCAGGAAACGGTCAGAAAGAGCTGGCTGAAGCAATCGCAGGGCTCAGAAAGGCAGAGACGGGAGCGATTGTCCTGAATGGAGAAGATGTGACCGGTCAGAATGCAAAAGCGAGAATTAAGAAACGGATTGGATTTATTCCGGAAGACCGGCTGAGTATGGGACTGGTTCCGGGAATGACCATGGAAGAGAACCGGATCTTAAAAGAATTTGATACAGATCGTTTCAGCAAACACCACATTTTGAAGAGAAAAGTGATCAAAGAAACGGTTCAGGATGAGATCTCCAGATATGAGATCAAGACAGCCGGGGAGAAAAGTCCGGTATCTCTGATGTCCGGTGGAAATCAGCAGAAACTTTTGGTTGCCCGTGAAATCGGGGGTGATCCTACACTTCTGATTGCAGTGTATCCGTCCAGGGGACTGGATATCGGAGCTGCAGAAGCGATTCATGAAATTTTGCTGGAACAGTGTAAAAAAGGAGTGGCAGTGCTTCTGGTTTCAGAAGAGCTGGATGAATTGTTCCAGATGGCTGACAGGATCGGAGTTCTGTGTTCCGGGGAACTGATGGCAACGTTAGAGAAAAAAGAAGCAGATTATGACACGATTGGAAGGCTGATGTCGGGGGAACGCTATGAGAAATAA
- a CDS encoding zinc dependent phospholipase C family protein: MPTTYTHYRFGKDVLSCLSLPLRNSINEYRELFDIGLHGPDIFFYYRAMHKNKVNQIGYRMHEEPASKFFLYGKEVLKNAPMKTAGRVYLYGFICHFALDSVCHPYIEKMIHERDVLHSEIETELDRIFMAEDGLDPVTYPTYKLIVPSIRNGMAISQFFEDATPAHVCKALKGMSMDLKLLHPKSDRMRKVLYTLIKISRQTEIRGMVMTKDSNPDCQDYCELLQKLYAEAIPVAVSLINQYQSALFKDTPLSDRFDLNFSAGKHWEELLL, encoded by the coding sequence ATGCCAACAACGTATACGCACTATCGATTCGGAAAAGACGTGCTGTCCTGCCTGTCTCTTCCCCTTCGTAATTCTATAAATGAATACCGGGAATTGTTCGACATCGGCCTTCACGGTCCGGATATTTTCTTCTATTACCGTGCCATGCACAAGAATAAGGTCAATCAGATCGGCTATCGAATGCATGAAGAACCGGCTTCCAAATTTTTCCTGTATGGAAAGGAAGTGTTAAAGAACGCGCCGATGAAGACAGCCGGCAGGGTCTATCTTTATGGTTTTATCTGTCATTTTGCTCTGGACAGCGTCTGCCATCCTTACATTGAAAAAATGATCCATGAAAGAGACGTCTTACATTCGGAAATCGAAACCGAACTGGATCGAATCTTCATGGCAGAAGACGGACTGGATCCGGTCACTTATCCGACTTACAAACTGATCGTTCCATCTATCCGAAACGGTATGGCGATCTCTCAGTTTTTTGAAGATGCAACTCCTGCCCATGTCTGCAAGGCATTAAAGGGCATGTCCATGGATCTGAAGCTTCTTCATCCGAAGTCTGACCGAATGCGCAAAGTTCTCTACACCCTGATCAAAATTTCCAGGCAGACAGAGATCCGCGGTATGGTTATGACAAAGGACAGTAATCCGGACTGTCAGGACTACTGCGAACTGCTCCAAAAGCTTTACGCCGAAGCAATCCCGGTTGCGGTCAGCCTGATCAACCAGTACCAGAGTGCCCTCTTTAAAGACACCCCGCTCTCTGATCGCTTTGATCTGAATTTCAGCGCCGGAAAACACTGGGAAGAACTGCTGCTTTAA
- a CDS encoding M48 family metallopeptidase, which translates to MEYKIKILYSSRKTLALEIKDPGDLLVRAPKGLPRQKILDFVAEKENWIQKHMKRMEERKKEQEIFAQVSGEELQMLTTAAKREILGIVERYAKIMGVDYGRITIRHQKTRWGSCSSKGNLNFNCYLMLAPQEVLEYVVVHELAHRREMNHSKAFWKIVEQYKPNYKWSKRWLKEEGVKLLA; encoded by the coding sequence ATGGAATATAAGATAAAGATCCTGTATTCTTCCAGAAAGACGCTGGCACTGGAAATAAAAGATCCGGGCGATCTGCTGGTTCGGGCACCGAAGGGGCTGCCCAGGCAGAAGATCCTTGATTTTGTGGCGGAAAAGGAAAACTGGATCCAGAAGCACATGAAACGGATGGAAGAAAGAAAAAAGGAACAGGAAATATTTGCACAGGTTTCCGGGGAAGAACTTCAGATGCTGACAACGGCGGCAAAACGTGAAATTCTGGGAATCGTGGAGCGGTATGCGAAGATTATGGGCGTGGATTACGGACGGATTACAATCCGACATCAGAAAACCCGCTGGGGGAGTTGCAGCAGCAAGGGCAATCTGAATTTTAACTGTTATCTGATGCTGGCACCGCAGGAAGTGCTGGAATATGTGGTGGTGCATGAACTGGCGCATCGAAGAGAAATGAATCACTCCAAAGCATTCTGGAAGATTGTGGAGCAGTACAAACCTAATTACAAGTGGTCAAAACGCTGGCTGAAAGAAGAAGGAGTGAAGCTGTTGGCATAA
- a CDS encoding MFS transporter: MNIKLTSMEKKWVLYDVGNSAFTMLTATILPIYFNYLAESAGVSSVDYLAFWGYAASISTLIVALLGPTLGSLADAQNYKKKLFIAVLAVGVVGCVSLGFTSSWILFLVLYIITKTGYSTSLIFYDAMLTDITTEDRMDTVSSSGYAWGYIGSCIPFVACLGVVLGAGSLGISTPTAMMIAFIITAAWWLLSSLPMLKNYKQKYYAESAGGHVVSDSFRRLGHTFREIGQEKQVLFFLIAFFFYIDGVYTIIDMATAYGQALGLDSTGLLLALLLTQIVAFPCALLFGRISAKYNPATLISICIGAYFCIALYAIGLDSQAKFWILAVLVGMFQGTIQALSRSYFAKIIPAEKSGEYFGILDICGKGAAFFGTFLVSIVSQVTGKVNAGVGSLSIMFLLGLFFFRKAASYK; the protein is encoded by the coding sequence ATGAACATTAAATTAACTTCTATGGAGAAAAAATGGGTCTTATATGATGTGGGTAATTCCGCTTTCACCATGCTGACCGCCACCATTCTCCCGATTTACTTTAACTATCTGGCAGAAAGCGCCGGCGTTTCTTCCGTAGACTATCTGGCATTCTGGGGCTATGCCGCTTCCATTTCCACTCTGATTGTCGCCCTTTTAGGTCCTACCCTCGGAAGTCTGGCGGACGCGCAAAACTATAAGAAAAAACTGTTCATCGCTGTTCTGGCAGTCGGTGTGGTTGGATGCGTCAGCCTGGGATTCACTTCTTCCTGGATCCTGTTTTTAGTCCTCTATATCATCACCAAAACCGGATATTCCACCAGCCTGATCTTCTACGATGCCATGCTGACCGACATCACCACCGAAGACCGGATGGATACCGTTTCTTCCAGTGGATATGCCTGGGGATATATCGGAAGCTGTATTCCGTTCGTTGCCTGTCTCGGTGTGGTACTGGGAGCCGGATCTCTCGGAATTTCCACTCCCACAGCCATGATGATTGCTTTTATCATCACCGCGGCATGGTGGCTCTTGTCCTCCCTGCCTATGCTGAAAAACTATAAGCAGAAATATTATGCAGAATCCGCAGGCGGACATGTGGTCAGCGACAGTTTCCGCCGTCTCGGTCATACCTTCCGTGAAATCGGCCAGGAAAAACAGGTACTGTTCTTCCTCATCGCCTTTTTCTTCTATATCGACGGTGTATACACCATCATTGATATGGCAACCGCTTACGGACAGGCACTCGGGCTCGACAGTACCGGACTGCTTCTGGCATTGCTGCTGACCCAGATCGTTGCCTTTCCATGTGCACTCCTGTTCGGAAGGATTTCTGCCAAATACAATCCGGCAACCCTGATCAGCATTTGTATCGGAGCTTACTTCTGTATCGCACTCTATGCCATCGGACTGGATTCCCAGGCCAAATTCTGGATCCTCGCAGTCCTGGTTGGCATGTTTCAGGGTACGATCCAGGCCTTGTCCCGTTCCTATTTTGCCAAGATCATTCCTGCAGAAAAATCCGGAGAATACTTCGGAATTCTGGATATCTGCGGTAAAGGCGCCGCATTCTTCGGAACCTTCCTCGTTTCCATCGTCAGCCAGGTTACCGGAAAAGTCAACGCCGGTGTCGGAAGCCTTTCCATTATGTTCCTGCTGGGACTGTTCTTCTTCCGGAAAGCAGCGTCGTATAAGTAA